ccttggcttcctctccttggcttcctctccttggcttcctctccttggcttcctctccttggcttcctctccttggcttcctctccttggcttcctctccttggcttcctctccttggcttcctctccttggcttcctctccttggcttcctctccttggcttcctctccttggcttcctctccttggcttcctctccttggcttcctctccttggcttcctctccttggcttcctctccttggcttcctctccttggcttcctctccttggcttcctctccttggcttcctctccttggcttcctctccttggcttcctctccttggcttcctctccttggcttcctctccttggcttcctctccttggcttcctctccttggcttcctctccttggcttcctctccttggcttcctctccttggcttcctctccttggcttcctctccttggcttcctctccttggcttcctctccttggcttcctctccttggcttcctctccttggcttcctctccttggcttcctctccttggcttcctctccttggcttcctctccttggcttcctctccttggcttcctctccttggcttcctctccttggcttcctctccttggcttcctctccttggcttcctctccttggcttcctctccttggcttcctctccttggcttcctctccttggcttcctctccttggcttcctctccttggcttcctctccttggcttcctctccttggcttcctctccttggcttcctctccttggcttcctctccttggcttcctctccttgccttggcttcctctccttgccttggcttcctctccttgccttggcttcctctccttgccttggcttcctctccttgccttggcttcctctccttgccttggcttcctctccttgccttggcttcctctccttgccttggcttcctctccttgccttggcttcctctccttgccttggcttcctctccttgccttggcttcctctccttgccttggcttcctctccttgccttggcttcctctccttgccttggcttcctctccttgccttggcttcctctccttgccttggcttcctctccttgccttggcttcctctccttgccttggcttcctctccttgccttggcttcctctccttgccttggcttcctctccttgccttggcttcctctccttgccttggcttcctctccttgccttggcttcctctccttgccttggcttcctctccttgccttggcttcctctccttgccttggcttcctctccttgccttggcttcctctccttgccttggcttcctctccttgccttggcttcctctccttgccttggcttcctctccttgccttggcttcctctccttgccttggcttcctctccttgccttggcttcctctccttgccttggcttcctctccttgccttggcttcctctccttgccttggcttcctctccttgccttggcttcctctccttgccttggcttcctctccttgccttggcttcctctccttgccttggcttcctctccttgccttggcttcctctccttgccttggcttcctctccttgccttggcttcctctccttgccttggcttcctctccttgccttggcttcctctccttgccttggcttcctctccttgccttggcttcctctccttgccttggcttcctctccttgccttggcttcctctccttgccttggcttcctctccttgccttggcttcctctccttgccttggcttcctctccttgccttggcttcctctccttgccttggcttcctctccttgccttggcttcctctccttgccttggcttcctctccttgccttggcttcctctccttgccttggcttcctctccttgccttggcttcctctccttgccttggcttcctctccttgccttggcttcctctccttgccttggcttcctctccttgccttggcttcctctccttgccttggcttcctctccttgccttggcttcctctccttgccttggcttcctctccttgccttggcttcctctccttgccttggcttcctctccttgccttggcttcctctccttgccttggcttcctctccttgccttggcttcctctccttgccttggcttcctctccttgccttggcttcctctccttgccttggcttcctctccttgccttggcttcctctccttgccttggcttcctctccttgccttggcttcctctccttgccttggcttcctctccttgccttggcttcctctccttgccttggcttcctctccttgccttggcttcctctccttgccttggcttcctctccttgccttggcttcctctccttgccttggcttcctctccttgccttggcttcctctccttgccttggcttcctctccttgccttggcttcctctccttgccttggcttcctctccttgccttggcttcctctccttgc
This sequence is a window from Schistocerca americana isolate TAMUIC-IGC-003095 chromosome 4, iqSchAmer2.1, whole genome shotgun sequence. Protein-coding genes within it:
- the LOC124612590 gene encoding eukaryotic translation initiation factor 3 subunit A-like, translated to MGRKPRQGEEAKARRGSQGKERKPRQGEEAKARRGSQGKERKPRQGEEAKARRGSQGKERKPRQGEEAKARRGSQGKERKPRQGEEAKARRGSQGKERKPRQGEEAKARRGSQGKERKPRQGEEAKARRGSQGKERKPRQGEEAKARRGSQGKERKPRQGEEAKARRGSQGKERKPRQGEEAKARRGSQGKERKPRQGEEAKARRGSQGKERKPRQGEEAKARRGSQGKERKPRQGEEAKARRGSQGKERKPRQGEEAKARRGSQGKERKPRQGEEAKARRGSQGKERKPRQGEEAKARRGSQGKERKPRQGEEAKARRGSQGKERKPRQGEEAKARRGSQGKERKPRQGEEAKARRGSQGKERKPRQGEEAKARRGSQGKERKPRQGEEAKARRGSQGKERKPRQGEEAKARRGSQGKERKPRQGEEAKARRGSQGKERKPRQGEEAKARRGSQGKERKPRQGEEAKARRGSQGKERKPRQGEEAKARRGSQGKERKPRQGEEAKARRGSQGKERKPRQGEEAKARRGSQGKERKPRQGEEAKARRGSQGKERKPRQGEEAKARRGSQGKERKPRQGEEAKARRGSQGKERKPRQGEEAKARRGSQGKERKPRQGEEAKARRGSQGKERKPRQGEEAKARRGSQGKERKPRQGEEAKARRGSQGKERKPRQGEEAKARRGSQGKERKPRQGEEAKARRGSQGKERKPRQGEEAKERKPRRGSQGEEAKERKPRRGSQGEEAKERKPRRGSQGEEAKERKPRRGSQGEEAKERKPRRGSQGEEAKERKPRRGSQGEEAKERKPRRGSQGEEAKERKPRRGSQGEEAKERKPRRGSQGEEAKERKPRRGSQGEEAKERKPRRGSQGEEAKERKPRRGSQGEEAKERKPRRGSQGEEAKERKPRRGSQGEEAKERKPRRGSQGEEAKERKPRRGSQGEEAKERKPRRGSQGEEAKERKPRRGSQGEEAKERKPRRGSQGEEAKERKPRRGSQGEEAKERKPRRGRAQQPAREETGGERGEEEEKEELGEKEAVMFQEHLPASASSCFLCREVVGITGTPMTALTNTSRISFSQRLAEIIHMRNVEIDRKGMLCEACCSEINEIDEKEMRVKQLKKLIILRVLARDPDYGTCIKLPVAKVMKVIMFYDRENNQQQKQHLKSSS